gATGCTTGGTTGGGTTCTGAGTTGCTATATGAACCTACAAATCGGGTCTTAGTGAACCAAAAAAgggatttcatttcatttcacaagtcgctctggataagaacatctgccaaatgcggtaaaagtaaaatgtacaaCTGAGGTAGTCCAGTCTTGCACAGGGGCtgccagttctacactgcagtcattgagtccTGTTTAATGGGACTTTTGGGACCTGTAAAATAAGTTTGCATATTATAATCACATCAATAATTGATTACTGACCCTCCTgatatgttttaatttattgtatattcactgttctctttcaaacattcgctcagtatctcactatgggaatgCCCTCAGTGTGACCGATCGcagaagcaccaatgacaccacgtccgtcacagacggaccaatggcagctgcatcTCGGGAGCCCCGCTTCCCTACCAGGTGACTGCAGCCCACTGGAATGGCCTTCTTGCACTCTTTTCCGTGAAGATCTGCGGACTTTCCTCAGTGCCCAGactgtggctgccccctgcttacaATAAACAGGCGAACCGTCAAGGACCTCACCGCAGAAGGCAGGCCTGCAGTCGCCTTCCTTGAGGTACTGAGAGGTCTTCCTTTCACTCagtttctgtggaggaacagtggTCTCAACCCCACTGTCCTCCGAATACTGCCTAACGTGTCAAGGCAAgggggtaggaaagcagaaaaaaatgcgaAAGGACGAAATTTGACGCTAACGCTCTTACCAAGTTCTGATGGCCAACCCCTCTGCTGCCGGGTCCTCCTGGACAAAGGACGTCGTGTCCCACTATTGCCCTGCAGCTTGTGGTTTCAgtatctgggtggtagtagcctagtgggtaacacactcgcctgtgaaccagaagacccgggttcgaatcccacttacgaccattgtgtccctgagcaagacacttaaccctaaattgctccagggggactgtcccctgtaactactgattgtaagtcgctctggataagggcgtctgataaataatgtaaatgtaaatgtaaatgtatctcaGGCAAGGACCCGCACCCCATGTGCATCACGTGCATGGGGATGAAGCACACTCAGGCGTCGCTTGCTGACCCGGATGGCTGCTGCTGGACCaaacggcatcccggggcgcgtacttagagcatgtgcagagcagctcgctggcgtattcacagacatttttaacatgtccctcgcccaagcagctgttcctacatgcctcaaatccacctccattgtgccagtgccaaaacattctagcccaacatgcctgaatgactaccgccctgtagcacttacacccataatcatgaagtgcttcgagcggttagtcctggcacatctgagggactttctcccaccaactctggacccacaccagtttgcgtactgTAGCAAtcggagcacagaggatgcagtctccatagcgctgcactctgtactcacacacctggacaagcaagacacatatgcacggatgctgtttgttgatttcagctcagcatttaacactgtcatcccctctaagttaatctctaaacttggacatcaacacctcactttgcaactggattatggactttctgaccagcagaccacagcatgtaaggtcaggccacatccgctccactactgtcacgctcaacactggtgtaccacagggctgtgtgctgagccccttcctctactccctcttcacccacgactgccgacctatgtatggatcaaactccgttattaagtttgcagatgacaccacggtgataggtctcatcgacaacaacgatgagactgcctacagggaggaggtccagcatctggccacttggtgcacagaaaataatcttctcctaaacaccaccaagaccaaggagctcattgtggacttcaggagggagagaagaggctcgcatgatcccttccacatcaatgggatgactgtggagcctgttacatccttcaagttcctggggacccacatctcagaggacctgtcctggagcattaacacctccagcctggtcaagaaggctcaccagcgcctcttcttcttgagaacattaaaaaagaaccagctacccacaatcatcctgttgaacttctaccgctctacaatagagagcatcctaaccagctgtctcacagtgtggtatggaagctgcactgttgctgagcgtaaggcgatgcagcgggtggtgaaaactgcccagcgcatcacagggactccacttccatccattggggaaatccagaggaagcactgtctgcgtcgagctcgcagtattcttaaggactcctctcACCctgcccacgaactgttctctctcctgccttcaggcagacgctTCAgtctaccacggacaagaaccagcagacttaagaacagcttttttccccagagctgttcccttgctgaactcctctgcccccccatacactcctgataatcactgcactgtactactcctgcacatatcactttatcttgcacatatcactttatatatataaattatttgaactgtatcctgcacttgctgcttattgcacttctggttagacctaaactacatttcgttgccctgtacttgtacatgtgtaatgacaaaaaagttgaatctaatctaatctaatcactgcaaagccatgtcgTTGAAAACTCTGGAGAGGACACTACGCGTTGCCATGGCCACAAGCACCGACACGTGTCTCCTGCTTACAACCACGGCGGAGGGTGCCTCCACTAGCTGGGCATACATAATGGATGTCGAGTGCCCTATGCTGCACCTGCTGTTCGACGAGCACATGTTGGCGGACAGGGAGGTAGCAGACGTttaggaggaggatgacgaggaCACCATTCTCCCGAATGCGCGGCCCTCTAGACCTCCCAGCGCTCAGggcagcgagccctccacgggggacttcggtttggtcGAGGTTTGTTTGAAGAGCCGCGGCCAGGCTGGGCATTGCATGGCCAGCTCCCCGTGGTGACCTTGGGGTCGAGAGGGACTTTTTTGACgggaaaagactcccttctcgtcCGCCCGCATGCAGCCAATAGCTTCCCacggtgcctgcgtgtgtgaccgaAGTCAGGCGGTCCTGGGATAAAACCTTTTCTAACCAcgttcccgtcaagggctaATCGTTTTTGgatattggcgacatggaggagctggggctctccagcccccccacggtcgaggcttcggtggctcatcaactccacccgaccaggagggcttcTTTTTCATCAACAGGACCGTCACTCCCAGGTAAAATGTATCGCTTCACCgcgtccatttatcagaagattCTTAAATCTTACACTCTTTCTGCCAGGGCCTCACTCCTGACCAGTGTTGTTTTTGACAACCATTTTAGATTTAGTCTTAGTCTTAGTCTTTTGGACTAAAATGcttattagttttagtcaaattttagtCACTTCTATATGTGATAGTTTTAGTCCAGTTTTAGTCGACAAAAACTCAAAAAGGTTTTAGTCtattttcagtcaaaaaaaggaaaaaagtagtcttttaacaaattaatttaggTCAATAAGTATTGGGGATTGCTGCTGGGCAGTGTCACAGATAAGTTGTGAAAATAGCAGAAGATCTATAAGTTCAACACATTGTGAGCTTGCAGATCAGCTATTTTCatcaataattacaataataaaggaATGGTTTTAGACGTATAAGGTTTCCACCCAACTGCAAATACTTTCTGATCTAATGAttgtgcattacacacagataaagtGGTAACAGTGGAATCAATGTTCACTActccaaaaaagccaaaaacaaaaacattctacTTCAACAATTGTGGCTTTATTTCACAGAATTTGCTAAAGTGCAATGAACATACACATGCCCAAAATGGATGTGATGGATGAGGAACACATATGCTCAACTTGGCCTTGTCTGCCAGTGCAATTAAGATgcatattatttgtaaaaacaaacatCATACAACACCACTTTAACTTgtgcaaacaatgtaataaaataattaaagatcCCTGAGGTACAGTGAGGTAGGTTGTAAGTTATACCAGTTATACATACTTGAAAGTATGAAACAAGCATGTTCTTAAGTTTttggaacaaaataaataagaccACCTTGTAAATAGTGTAAACACTGTAgtaaattcaacaaataaaaacaacaacaacaacagcagaggAGGGTCCGTCTCACAACAAGAACAAACAGAATATCACAATCACATATCTGTAACTGTACTAATTATAGTAACAGCTTGCTGTTAGCAAAATTAGCCTACTGACCTCGATTTAGTTTCAGAAAAGCGCTTCGCTCTAAAATGGCTCTTGCTCTGTTTCGACGGCCACGAGTGAGGTCACCTGTAATGCTAAACACTCTCTCAGCAAATGCTTGAGATGCTGGCATGGCCAGAAGATCTAAGGCGATAGGTTTTAGGCTTGGATAAACAGAATCTCCCTGTGCAGCCCAAAATTCAAGGGCAGTCTCTTCGTTTGTAGGCTGTGACAGCTGCTCCttgaatttctttatttcctccTTGACACATGGCTTTGAGCAGCTAGACCTGGATGGCCGGCTTGTTTTTGACAAGAATTTGAATCTGGGGCGCTTTCTTTGTGGtccctttttttattccttttcttcctcctctggcTTCACATCTTCAACCTCCTCTTCCCATACAACTGGTGGCACCAACTGAGCAATGTACTCTTCTGCTTTTTCCAGAAGCGCTGTAATTTGCTGATCATCATTTTCAAGGAGTGTTTCAGGTGAAACTGTTGGGTCAAGAAAGCATGCAGCAGCAGTGAGGGGTGAAAACTTAGAGTCAGTGTGATCAAGAAAGCAGCTTAACCGCTTGCCCATGTTTTCCTTCATCTTCTTTGCCAGGGAAGCTAGGTCCTTGAAGCTAGAACCCTCGGCATTGGGGAACTCAGACAGATGACCCTGCAGGTCCAGAAGGGCAGGCACAACAAGGGATAAAGACTGTGTGTCGCTCTGGAGCATCTGGGTATGCTCAGTGAAGGGGAGGAGTAAATCTCTTAGAGCAGTCAGCCTCTGCCACTCACTTGGCAGTAGATAGTCCCAGCTCATCCCATCCGCAACTTGAACTACTGAGTCCTTGATTTGAAGAAGCCGTGATATCATCAGATATGTGCTGGACCATCTAGTAGGGCAGTCTTTGACCAGAGTTAGTTGACACAGCTGCAGCAGTCGCTCAGTTGCCACTGATGACTTGCGGAAGAGCTTGACGAGTGCTCTAACTTTGCCCAGCAGTCGGCTGACACTTGCATCTTTCTGGATGATGTTCACCACGAGTTGCAGTGTGTGTACAACACAGGGAGTCCTATT
This genomic stretch from Denticeps clupeoides chromosome 5, fDenClu1.1, whole genome shotgun sequence harbors:
- the LOC114789662 gene encoding zinc finger BED domain-containing protein 4-like, coding for MIAAFKPNESDASASSEEESSETSDTEDSEVVEDQRFGHINRTPCVVHTLQLVVNIIQKDASVSRLLGKVRALVKLFRKSSVATERLLQLCQLTLVKDCPTRWSSTYLMISRLLQIKDSVVQVADGMSWDYLLPSEWQRLTALRDLLLPFTEHTQMLQSDTQSLSLVVPALLDLQGHLSEFPNAEGSSFKDLASLAKKMKENMGKRLSCFLDHTDSKFSPLTAAACFLDPTVSPETLLENDDQQITALLEKAEEYIAQLVPPVVWEEEVEDVKPEEEEKE